One Sphingomonas endolithica genomic window, ATGAGGTTGCGCAAGCTGACGTCGTTGGTGAGGCCGACCAGGCGTACCGCGCCCAGCGCCTGATCGCGCGTCGCGCCCAGCGGGACGTCGCCGGTGACGACCACCACTTCCGCCTCGAGATCGGCGCCCCAGCTTTCGTCGGCGAGGGGGATCGGATCGCGTGGCCCCAAGAAGCCGTCGCTGCCGCCCTGGTACATCAACGGATCGTGCCAGAAGGTCTCCGGCATCTCCGCCGCGCGCGCCTGCCGCACCAGGGCGACATGGTTCACATAGGCCGAGCCGTCGGCCCATTGATAGGCGCGCGGCAAGGGTGCCGCGGCGTCATGTTCATGGAAGCGGCGCATCGGGATCATCTCGTGTTCGAGATCGGTCGCCAGATTCTGCAGGTCCGGCAGCAGCCGATCCCAATCGTCGAGCGCCGCCTGCAGCGTGGGCACGATATGGGTGGCATCGGCGTACCAGGCGAGATCGGTCGACACGACGACGAGACATCCGTCGCGCCCGGATTTGAGGCTGGCCAGTTTCATGCGCTCTCCTTCGTTTCGCCCAAGCATACCCCCCTCGCCCGATGAGTCGAGCGCAACCCGCTTGACGGCGACGATAGCCGTCCGCACACCGGCGAAAACAGTTGCAAGAGAGGACCTATCCCATGTCGCTCGACAGCGTGTCCGGCCGCTTCGCTTACGGCGAGGATCACGAGGCGTTCCGCCAGACGGTGCGCAGCTTCCTGCAGAAGGAAGGCGTACCGCACGTGAACGCCTGGGAAGAGGCGCGGCTGGTGCCGAAGGATTTCTGGCGCAAGGCAGGCGAGATCGGGATGCTGTGCCCGACCGTGCCCGAGGCCTATGGCGGGCTGGGCCTGGATTTCGGCTATAATGCGATCGTCGACGAGGAGATGGCGTATAACGGCGTGCCGGCCGGCTTCTCGCTGCAATCCGATATCGTCGCCGGCTATATCGAGCATTACGGCAGCGAAGAGCAAAAGGCCGAGTGGCTGCCCAGGATGGTGTCGGGCGAGGTGATCACGGCGATCGCGATGACCGAGCCGGGCACGGGATCGGACCTGCAGGCGATCCGCACCTCGGCCAGGAAAGACGGCAACCATTACGTCATCAACGGTTCGAAGACGTATATTACCAACGGCCAGAATACCGATCTGACGCTCGTCGTCGCCAAGACCGATCCCGACGCCAAGCCGGCGTGGAAGGGCATGTCGATCATCCTGGTGGAAAGCGACCGCGATGGATTCAAGAAGGGGCGCAAGCTCGACAAGATCGGGCAGGATGCGGCCGACACCAGCGAGCTGTTCTTCGAAGACGTACGCGTGCCGATCACCAATTGCCTGGGCGAGGAGGGCAAGGGCTTCATCTACCTGATGAGCCAATTGCCGCAGGAGCGACTCAGCATCGCGGTGTCGGTGCAGGCTTCGGCGCAGAAGGCGTTCGACGAAACGGTGGAGTTCACCAAGACGCGCAAAGCCTTTGCCGGGATGGTGTTCGATTTCCAGAACACGCGCTTCGTGCTCGCCGACCTCAAGGCCAAGTTGCAGGTCGGCTGGGCGCATCTCGACTGGGCGATCACGCGGCACCTGAAGGGCGAACTGACCAACGAGGAGGGTGCCGCCGCCAAGCTGTGGCATACCGACCTGCAATGGGAAGTGATGGATGCGTGCCTGCAGCTGCATGGCGGCGCCGGATACATGAACGAATATCCGATCGCCCGGGCGTGGCGCGCAGCGCGGGTGACGCGGATCTTCGGCGGCACCAACGAGATCATGAAGGAATTAATCGGGCGCTCGTTGTAGAAAGCGGTGCTGCTCGGTGACTGGCGCGACGCACAGAGCGACGTCACCCTGGACCTGTTCCGGGGTCCACTGCTCCGCGCGCTCGGCAAACATTGAGTATGCGGAACGGTGGACCCCGGAACAAGTCCGGGGTGACGGATAGTGTGGGTAGGACTGGCCGATCCTGCGACATGCGCCCGGTCGCATCCTGCAGCGCATGCACCGCTTGCGAAAATATCGATAAAACGGCATGATGACAGCCCGATGACTATTCCACCGCCCGACGGTTCGCGTGACAGGCGGATAGAGGATTCCACCAATCTCTGGCTGATCCATCCGGTTTCGCGTGCGTTGCTGCCGCCGGCGCTGCGCCTGGGCGTGTCGGCCAACATGGTTTCCTTTGCCGGCCTGGGCTTCGGCATCGCCGCCGCTTTCGCTTATGCGCATTGGCACGACGCGCTGGCGGTGACGATCGGGCTGCTGCTGTCGATCTGCTGGCTAATCGCCGACGGGCTGGACGGGATGGTCGCGCGGGCGACCAAGACCGCGTCGCCTTACGGCCGGCTGCTCGACGGGCTGGTCGATCACGGCGTGTTCACCCTGATCTATCTCGTGCTGGGCTTTTCGGTCGGCACGCTGGAGGGCTGGACACTGGCGATCCTCGCCGGCGTCGCGCACATCCTGCAGGCGAGCCTGTTCGAGGCGGAGCGCGCGCGATTCCACCGCCGGGTACGGGGCGACAGCGGCGCGGCGCCGCCGCCGCGGACAGGCGGCGTGCTGGAGAAGCTGTATGACGGCATCTCGCATGGCATCGATCGGCTGGCCGATCCGTTCGACCGGGTGCTGGCGCGCAGTGGCGATCCGGCGCGGTTCGGCGCCGAATACGGCACCCGCGCGGCACCGGCGATGAAGCTGATGTCGCTGGAAAGTGCCAATATGCGGGTGGCGGCGATCTTCCTTGCCTGCCTTGCCGGCGACCCCCGCTTCTTCTGGTGGTTCGAGATCGTGCCACTCACGCTCTTGCTAGCAGGTACCTTGTTCTGGCATCGGCGCGTTGAAGCGGCGCTGATGCACCCTGCGGGGGCTTCCACCGTCAATACATAGACTAGCGGCCGGCATGCGGCCGCAACCGCCAAGCATTCAAGAGTCGAAGGATCCACTCCAGCCATGAATACCATCAACGTCGCCGTGATCGGCATCGGTAATTGCGCCAGTTCGCTGGTCCAGGGCCTAGCTTTCTACCACCAGGGCCAGAACGATCATGTCGGTTTGATGCATTGGGACCTGGGCGGCTACAAGCCGAGCGACATCAAGGTCGTCGCGGCATGGGACGTGGACACGCGCAAGGTCGGCGTCGACGTGGCCGAGGCGATCTTCGCCAAGCCCAACTGCACCGCGATCTTCTGTGCCGACGTGCCGAGCACCGGCGTGAAGGTGAAGATGGGCCAGGTGCTGGACGGCGTTGCCGAGCACATGGCCGATTACAAGGACGACCGGACCTTCATCGTTTCCAACGAAGCGCAGCCGAGCAAGGCCGACGTCGTCGCCGCATTGCGCGATAGCGGTGCCGACGTGCTGATGAACTACCTGCCGGTCGGCAGCCAGAAGGCGACCGAATTCTACGCCGAATGCGCGATCGAGGCCGGCGTCGCCTTCGTCAACAACATCCCGGTGTTCATCGCCAGCGACGAGGCCTGGGCCAAGAAGTTCACCGATGCCGGCGTGCCGATCGTCGGCGATGACATTAAGGCGCAGCTGGGTGCGACGATCGTCCACCGCGTGCTGACCGACCTGTTCGCCAAGCGCGGCGTGAAGCTGGAGCGCACCTACCAGCTCAACACCGGCGGCAATACCGACTTCCTCAACATGTCGAACCATCGCCGGCTCGAATCGAAGAAGATCAGCAAGACCGAGGCCGTGCAGTCGGTCGCCGCCGAGCGCATGGATGACGACAACGTGCATATCGGCCCATCCGATTACGTGCCGTGGCAGAACGACAACAAGGTCTGCTTCCTGCGCATGGAAGGCACGATGTTCGGCGGCGTGCCGATGAACCTGGAAATGCGCCTGTCGGTCGAGGACAGCCCCAATTCGGCCGGCGTCGCGATCGACATGATCCGCTGCGCCAAGCTCGCCAGCGACCGCGGCATGGCCGGACCGATCCACCCCGCCTCTGCCTATTTCTGCAAGCACCCGCCGGTGCAGATGACCGACGATCTGGCACAGATCGCGGTCGAAGACTTCATCGCCGCCGCCGCCTGATCGGCCCCGTGTCGCGCATCGACACCTGCGTGCTGCTCGCGGCGGGCGCGGGCACCCGCCTGCGCGACGCCGCCGAATCGAAGCCCTTGTGCCGCGTGGCGGGCAAGCCGTTGATCGACCATGCGATCGAACGTCTCGCCCGAGCGGGCATCGCGCGCGTGATCGTCACCACCGGATACCGCGCGGAGGATGTCGAGGCGCATCTTGCCGCGCGGCGCTGGCCGGTGGCGGTGGAGTCGGCGCGGACGGACGATTGGCGCCAGCCCAACGGCGTGTCGGCGCTTGCCGCCGCGCCGTTGCTGGAAGGCCGCGAGACGCTGCTCGCGATGTGCGATCACCTGGTCGATCCGGCCTTGTATGCCAGGATGGCCGATGCCGGTGCGGGCGATGGCCTGCGGCTCGGCATCGACCGGCGGCTTGGCCACGCCTGGGTGGATTCGCTGGACGTCACCTGCGTCGCCACCCGCGGTGAGCGGATCGTGGCGATCGGCAAGGAATTGGAGCCGCACGATTGCTATGACACGGGTGTGTTTGCGGTCGGCCCGGCTTTCTTTGCCGCATTGAGCAGCCTGGCGGCGCCGTCGATCACCGATGCGGTGCGCGCGCTGATCGCCGAGGACAAGGCGTGGGCGGTGGATTGCAGCGATCTCGACTGGATCGACGTCGACGATGCCAAGGCGCTCGCCGCGGCAAATGCCTGGGCGTTGGTGGCTTAGCGGGCAGTGTTTGGGGCCGGGGTACGCGGTTCCTGCTCTACACCGTCACCCCGAACTTGTTCGGCGGCTGTACCGCTCGACCAAGTAATCCACCGTCATCCCCCGCGCAGGCGGGGATCCATATACTCGAAGGTCTGCATTTCAGCCGCTAAGCCGGCCACTATGGATCCCCGCCTTCGCGGGGATGACGAACCATGTCTGAAAGGGATAGTTGCCGACTTATTTCGGGGTCCACCAAGCGGACTGAGGTGCAAGAGATTGGTCCCTCCCCACGGGTAGGAGTGAAGTCCGGATATCCGTCAGTGGTTCCGGGCAACGTGGAATGCGGCGCGGACCTGGGCGTCGCTGGCGGGTTTGGCCAGGATCTGGTCCTCGGCGAGACACGGGCGGCAGGCGCCGGGTGTCGCGGTGATGAAGATCACCGGCATCGCGCCCATTTCGTACTGAATCGTCGCCACCGCTTGCGGCCCGGTGCCTTCGCGCAGCATGACGTCCGAGGTGATCACATCCGGACGTTGCAGGCGCGCCGCGGCAATGGCTTCCTGCTGCGTTTCGGCGAAGGCGAACGTCGTCGCGCCGGTGGCGCCGAGGATGTCCTGCAGGTCGAGCGCTATCAGTGCCTCGTCTTCGATGATCAATACGTGGCACACAAGCGACGCCTCCTTAATTTGGATCAACGTGCCAAGTTGTTATATGGGTACAGCGCTAACCACATTTCTTTTGCCTACCAACATGTTGCGTGGAACGGCTTGGTTGAACCAGCGTTGCCCGGCGATATTGACATTTTGCAGCGCAGCATGCATATGGCGCCCATCGAGGCGTCATGCAGCGTGATTGGAACTCCGGTTCCGGCTCCGCCTCGGTCGTTAGCAAACGGGCTTCCCATTTCACGCGGGGTGTCATTCTCCCCCGCCATTCGTGCGTCCGCTCCAGCGGCGTGCGCCGATGGCCACTCAGGCTATTAAACCACATGAATTTCGCACAACTCGGCTTGGCCGAACCTTTGGTCCGCGCGCTCGAAGCGAAGGGCTATACCACCCCCACCCCGATCCAGGCGCAGTCGATCCCGACCCTGCTGCAGGGCCGCGACCTGCTCGGCATCGCGCAGACCGGCACCGGCAAGACCGCAGCCTTCGTGCTGCCGTCGATCCAGCGCATGGTCGAGGCACCCAAGCAGATCCACCCGACGCATTGCCGCATGCTCGTGCTTGCGCCGACGCGCGAACTGGCCAGCCAGATCGCCGACAGCGCACGTGACTATGGCAAGTTCAGCAAGATGGGCGTCGCCACCGTGTTCGGCGGCACCAGCATCAACAAGAACCGCCAGGACATGGCCCGCGGCGTCGACATCCTGGTCGCCACGCCAGGCCGTCTGCTCGACCTGATCGAGCAGCGCTTCGTGAGCCTGGCGATGCTGGAAATCCTCGTCCTCGACGAAGCCGACCAGATGCTCGATCTCGGCTTCATCCATGCGCTGCGCAAGATCGTCCGCATGCTGCCCAAGCAGCGCCAGACCCTGTTCTTCTCGGCGACGATGCCCAACGCCATTCGCGAGCTGGCCGACCAGTTCCTGAAAGAGCCGGTGACGGTCAAGGTCGCGCCGGTATCGACCACCGCCGAGCGCGTCGAGCAATACGCCACGCACGTCAACCAGGGCGAGAAGCAGGCATTGCTGACGATCCACCTGCGCAATCCCGAGATCGAGCGTTGCCTGGTGTTCACCCGCACCAAGCATGGCGCCGACCGCGTCGTGAAGCTGCTCGGCCATGCCGGCATCGCCGCCAACGCGATCCACGGCAACAAGAGCCAGCCGCAGCGCGAGCGCGCGCTGGGCGAGTTCAAGGCCGGTAAGGTCAAGGTGCTGATCGCGACCGACATCGCCGCACGCGGCATCGACGTGTCGGGCGTGTCCCACGTGTTCAACTTCGAGCTGCCCAACGTGCCCGAGCAGTACGTCCACCGCATCGGCCGCACCGCGCGTGCGGGCGCCAGCGGCGTGGCGATCAGCTTCGTGGCAGATGACGAGAAGAGCTACCTGCGCGACATCGAGAAGCTGACGCGCGTCAAGCCGACGATGATGCCGCTGCCGGAAGGCTTCACCGCCGAAGCCGCCAAGATCAAGGCTGATCGCCCGGCCGGCGCGGACGACGATCGCCGTCGCGACGAATCGGGCCGCCACCGCGCCCCGCCGCGCGCGACGCATGCCGCACGCCCGACGGGTGCGCGTCCCGAAGGTGGTGCCGGCCGTCCTGCCGGTGGTGGTCGCCCCGGCGGCCCGGTCCGCCCGGGTGGCGGTGCGGGTCGTCCATCCGGTCCTGGTGGTCCGCGTCGCCAGGGTTCGGGTGGCGGCGGTGGTGGTGGCCGCCGGTCGCCTGCCGCCGGCTGATATCCCATTGCTCCTGTTCCTCCCCCATGGGGGAGGAATTAGGGATACAGACCAGCTACAATATGTTCTTCTCCGAGTAACCAAGGAGGAGCTCCACGATGGATATCGCGCATACACCCGCCGTCGAGCGTATTGCTCGCGTGCTGACGGGCATGTTGGTCAGCGCCAATGGCGAAGGCGACAATGCCTCGGCCAGCGATCTGGTCGATCGGCTGTGGCGCGACCATGTGCCCGATGCGCTGTGCGTGCTGAGGACGCTGCGCGAGCCATCCGAGGCGATGGCGGCGGCGGGCGATGTCGCAGTGTGGGAACGCATGATCCTGGCGGCGATCAAGGAAGCCGAGAAGCCGATGGTCGTGCTGTGACTTGATCCTCTCCGGATCGGGAGGGTAGCAGTGGCTGACGGGGGGCTTCCCCAGGCGCTACGATGCCGGCCCACCCCCTCCACCACTTCGTGGTCCCCCTCCCCGTGCCGGGGAGGATTAGGGGTGTATCGTCAGCCACTCGTCTTCGGGGGCGCGGTCGCTGCGCAGGCGGTTCGCAGGTTCGGTTACATCCTCATAGCCCATCGCCATGCCGCAGAAGAGCATCCGCTCTGACGGCGTGCCAAGGAATGCGGTGACCGTCTCGGGATAGATCGCCCAGCATTCCTGCGCGCAGGTCGCCAGCCCCGCCTCCACCGCGAGCAGCATTACGGTCTGCAGGTACATGCCGAGATCGGCCCATTGCGGCGGCCCCATCTGCCGGTCGACCGTGCAGAACAACGCTGCCGGGGCGCCGAAGAACTGGAAGTTGCGCGCGAACCACATGCGCCGCGCCGCCTTGTCCTCACGCGGGATGCCGATCTCGGCATACATCGCCTCGCCCACGCCGAAGCGGCGATCGCGGTAGGGCGCGGTCAGGTCGCGGGGATAGACGTCATAGGCCGGCGTCTCGGTCTCGCCCGCCATCAGCTTGGCCATCATCAGCGCCTTGAGCGCAGCGAGCGACTCGCCCGAGACGAGATCGACATGCCAGGGCTGGAGATTGCCGCCCGTCGCGCTGCGCGCCGCCTGCACCGCGATCGCATGCAGCAGCGCCGGATCGACCGGCGAATCGAGATATCCGCGTACCGACCGACGTGCCGCTACGGCTTGCGTGACGTGCATATGCGCCTCCTCCATCCGGTCCAGACCCTTGCCCAGCGCCCGCGATTGGGCAAGAAGAGGTTGCAAAGAAGAACTGATCTAGGAGAGTCGAAATGGCCGAAGCCTATATCGTCGAGGCCGTGCGCACCGCCGGCGGCAAGCGTGGCGGCAAGCTCGCCGGCTGGCATCCGGCCGACATGGGCGGCGCCGTGCTGGACGCGATCGTCGAGCGCAGCGGGATCGATCCGGCATCGGTCGAGGACGTGATCATGGGCTGCGTCAGCCAGGGCGGCGAACAGGGCTTCCAGGTCGGGCGCGGCGCAGTGCTCGCCTCCAAGCTGCCCGAAAGCGTTCCGGCGGTATCGATCGACCGGCAATGCGGCTCCAGCCAACAGGCAATCCAGTTCGCCGCGCAAGCCGTGATGTCCGGCACGCAGGACGTGGTGATCGCCGCCGGCGTCGAATCGATGACGCGCGTGCCGATGGGATCGACCGGCATGCTGTTCCACAAAGCAGGGCTCGGCCATGCCAAGTCCAAGCGGCAGGAGGAGCGCTATCCCGGCGTGCAGTTCAGCCAGTTCATGGGCGCGCAGATGATCGCCGACAAATACGGGTTCACGCGTGACCAGCTCGACCGATATGCGCTCGAATCGCACCGTCGTGCGGCGGCGGCGACCGAGCGCGGCGACTTCGCGCAAGAGATTGTCGGGCTGGAGATCGAGACGCCCGAGGGCGAGGATCGCCACCTGACGGACGAAGGCATCCGCTTCGACGCGACGTTCGAGGGCATCCACTCGGTCAAGCTGCTGCAGGAAGGCGGCGTGATCTCGGCGGCCAACGCGTCGCAGATCTGCGATGGCGCGAGCGCGGTGCTGGTGGTGAGCGAACGCGCGCTGAAGGAGCATGGCCTGACGCCGCTCGCGCGGATCCACAATCTGACCGTGACCGGGGGCGATCCGGTGGTGATGCTGGAAGAGCCGCTGTTCGCCACCGACAAGGCACTGAAGCGTGCCGGCCTGACGATCCAGGATATCGACCTGTACGAGGTGAACGAGGCGTTCGCGCCGGTACCGCTGGCTTGGCTGCAGCATACCGGCGGTGACCATGCCAGGCTCAACGTCAATGGCGGGGCGATCGCGCTGGGGCATCCGCTGGGAGCAAGCGGCACGAAGCTGATGGCGACGCTGGTGCATGCGCTGCACAAAAGCGGCGGGCGCTACGGTTTGCAGACGATGTGCGAGGGCGGCGGGCTGGCCAATGTGACGATCGTCGAGCGGGTCTAGCCAAACCGCAAGCCGTCACCCCGGACGTGTTCCGGGGTCCACTCATCTACCGGTGCTTTGCCAGCGAGGCGCGGTGGACCCCGGAACAAGTCCGGGGTGACTAAGGAGCAGGAATATCATGGATGTGAACGGTAAATCGGCCATCGTCACTGGCGGTGCCTCGGGCCTCGGCGAGGCTACCGCGCGGGCACTTGCCGCAAAGGGTGCGAAAGTCGCGATCTTCGACTTGCAGCGGGACAAGGGCGAGGCGGTTGCGGCCGAGATCGGCGGCGTGTTCTGCGAGGTGAACGTCACCTCGGACGAGAGCGTCGATGCCGGCTTCGCCAAGGCGCGCGCGGCGCATGCGCAGGAAGCGGTGCTCGTCTGTTGCGCCGGCACGGGCAATGCGATGAAGACCGCCAGCCGATCCAAGGAAGACGGCAGCATCAAGCATTTCAGCCTGGAGGCGTTCAACTGGCTGGTGCAGATCAATCTGGTCGGCACGTTCCGCTGCGTGGCGAAGTCGGCGGCGGGCATGCTGACGCTGGAGCCGGGTGCCGAGAACGACCGCGGCGCGATCGTGATGACCGCCAGTGTCGCGGCCGAGGACGGGCAGATCGGGCAAGCGGCCTATTCGGCGTCGAAGGGCGGTGTCGTCGGCATGACGCTGCCGATCGCGCGCGACCTGATGAGCGAAGGCATTCGCGTCAACACGATCCTGCCGGGCATCTTCGACACGCCGTTGATGCAGGGCGCGCCGCAAGCGGTGAAGGACAATCTCGCCGCTTCCGTCCCCTTCCCCAAACGGCTCGGCCATCCGGCGGAATATGCGCAGCTGGCGCTGGCGATGATCGAGAACCCATATTTCAACGGCGAGGACGTGCGGCTTGACGGCGCGATCCGCATGGCGCCGCGCTGATCAAGAAAGCACAATGCACCGTTCGTTTCGAGCGACGCCGAGAAACCTGTACTTGGCGGCGGCTTCTCGACTAGGCTCGACGCGAACGGGTGGAGGTTGAAGAAGATGGCTAGACCAGAATCCTGGCGGCTCGACCCCGCCAATTACCCGCACCGCGAGGTGATCCAGACCCGCTTCCAGGATCTCGATCCGCTCGGCCATATCAACAACGTGGCGATGGCGGGACTGTTCGAATCCGCGCGGGTGCGCTTCAACCGTGCGCTGGGGCTGGCCGGGTGGCACGGCCATCGCTGGCTGGTGGCCAACATCACCCTGAACTATCTGCACGAGGGGTTCTTCCCCGACGATGTCGAATTCGCCACCGGCATCGGCCATATCGGTACGCGCAGCTGGCACATCCTGGCGGCGGGATTCCAGAAGGGCGAATGCATCGCCACGTGCGATGCGGTGATCGTGATGAGCGGCGGTGCCGGCGCCACCGCACTGGCACCCGATTTCCGCGCCGGGCTGGAGGCGAACCGGGTGACGATTCCAGTTTAGGCGACGAACGGGTATCTCTCGTTCCCCCGCGAATGCGGGGGCCCCGGGCAAATAGCGCCGGCGTTTGGAACCCTGGGCTCCCGCTTTCGCGGGAGAACATGATGGAACAGTTCCGGGGTGAGGTCGCGCTACGAGCCGAAAATCAATCCACGAACACCGCAGGCCGCTTGCCCATGTTCGCCGCCACCGCTTCCATCATGTTGGGCTTGCCGATGACCTTCAGCTGCTCCTCGGTCTCGGCGACGAGCATCGCGCGCGGATCGGCATCGTGCGCCAGGTTGCACAGCCGCTTGGCGCCGCGGATCGCGTGCGGGCTGCGCCCGGCGATCAAAGTGGCGAGCTCCATCGCCGCAGCGTGCGGATCATCCGCCAGGCGCGTGACGAAGCCGTGCTGCAGCGCCTCCGCCGCATCGAACTCGCGCGCGGTGTAGACGAGCTCGCGCAGCACGTCGTCGCGCACCAGGCCGCGCCAGATCGGGAAGCCGGCCATGTCGGGCACCAGGCCCCAATAGGTCTCGCGAATGGCGAAGCGCGCGTCCGGCGCGGCGATGCGGATGTCGGCGCCCGACATGATCTGGAAACCCCCGCCCATCGCCACGCCGTGCACCGCGGCGATCACCGGCATGGGCAGGTTGCGCCAGCCCCAGGTGACATGCTGCGGCAGGATACTACCCTGATCGTTGCGCGGATCGAGCGCCAGGCCGGAGCCGCCCGCCGCCATGCTCGCCATGTCGAGCCCGGCGCAGAAGGCGCGGCCTTCGCCAGAGAGCACGACGCAGCGCACGTCCTTGCGCGTGGCGAGCTGATCGATCGCCGCGCCGATGCCCTCGAACATGGCAGGATCGATCGCGTTCATCTTGTCGGGCCGGGTGAGCCGGACGTCGGCGATGTGATCCGTGACGGTGATCGATACGCGGTCGTTCATCTTTCTCTTCCTCCGACGCCGTTCGTGCTGAGTAGAGACTGAGTAGCCCGAAGGGCGTAGCGAAGGCTCGTTTCGAAGCACCTGTCCTTCGATACGCGTCTTCGACAAGCTCAGCCGCTACTCAGGACGAACGGCTGTGGTTTATACAATCCTGCTGCCCGTCTCACCCCAATAATGATCGCGCAGCAAGCGCTTGTAGAGCTTGCCAGTCGGGTGCCGCGGCAGGTCGGCGGCGAAGTCGATTTGCCGCGGGATCTTTACGCCGGACAGTGCGGTGCGGCACCATGCCGTCAGTTCGGCCGCGAGATCGTCGCCTGCTTCGTCCATGTCGACCGGTTGCACCACTGCGACCACGCGCTCGCCCATGTCGGCATCGGGCGCGCCGATCACCGCCACGTCGGCGACGCGGGGATGGGTGATCAGGCGGTTCTCGATCTCCTGCGGGTAGATGTTCACGCCGCCCGAAATGATCATGAAGCTCTTGCGATCGGTGAGGTAGAGATAGCCGTCGGCATCCATCCGCCCGATATCGCCGAGCGTCGTCCAGCCCAGCGCGTGCCGCGCCTCGGCCGTCTTGGCCGGATCGTTATGATATTCGAACGGCGTGCCGCCGGAAAAATAGACCAGCCCCTCCTGCCCCGGCGCAAGCTCGGCACCCTGATCATCGCAGATGTGCAAGGCGCCATAGGCCGCCCGCCCGACCGACCCGGGATGCGCGAGCCAGTCGGGCGAATCGATCGCGGTCAGCCCGTTTCCTTCCGACCCGGCATAATATTCGAAGAGCACCGGCCCCCACCAATCGATCATGGCCTGCTTGACCGGCACGGCACACGGCGCGGCGGCGTGAATGGCGACCTTCAGTGTCGAGAGATCGTGCGCGCGGCGCTCCGCCTCGCTCAGTTTCAGCATGCGGACGAAGTGCGTCGGCACCCATTGGCTGGCGGTGACGCGGTAGCGCTCGAT contains:
- a CDS encoding acyl-CoA thioesterase, which produces MARPESWRLDPANYPHREVIQTRFQDLDPLGHINNVAMAGLFESARVRFNRALGLAGWHGHRWLVANITLNYLHEGFFPDDVEFATGIGHIGTRSWHILAAGFQKGECIATCDAVIVMSGGAGATALAPDFRAGLEANRVTIPV
- a CDS encoding acyl-CoA synthetase, with the protein product MHPSVHGRATPDKPALIVAETGETVSYAALEARSNRAAQLFRARGLAPGDTIALFLDNIPEYFDLTWGAQRSGLFYVCIPAKLTAPEVEYILADSGATLLIASAALAAVAEKIDLGGRSALAVGPIAAWEDWATAVSAMPATPIADERAGVDMLYSSGTTGRPKGVRVALPEDPAIAAPNVLMQLAVGLYGLGADTIYLSPAPLYHAAPLRWSMTVMRLGGTVVMMRHFEPQAALAAIERYRVTASQWVPTHFVRMLKLSEAERRAHDLSTLKVAIHAAAPCAVPVKQAMIDWWGPVLFEYYAGSEGNGLTAIDSPDWLAHPGSVGRAAYGALHICDDQGAELAPGQEGLVYFSGGTPFEYHNDPAKTAEARHALGWTTLGDIGRMDADGYLYLTDRKSFMIISGGVNIYPQEIENRLITHPRVADVAVIGAPDADMGERVVAVVQPVDMDEAGDDLAAELTAWCRTALSGVKIPRQIDFAADLPRHPTGKLYKRLLRDHYWGETGSRIV
- a CDS encoding SDR family NAD(P)-dependent oxidoreductase, whose translation is MDVNGKSAIVTGGASGLGEATARALAAKGAKVAIFDLQRDKGEAVAAEIGGVFCEVNVTSDESVDAGFAKARAAHAQEAVLVCCAGTGNAMKTASRSKEDGSIKHFSLEAFNWLVQINLVGTFRCVAKSAAGMLTLEPGAENDRGAIVMTASVAAEDGQIGQAAYSASKGGVVGMTLPIARDLMSEGIRVNTILPGIFDTPLMQGAPQAVKDNLAASVPFPKRLGHPAEYAQLALAMIENPYFNGEDVRLDGAIRMAPR
- a CDS encoding acetyl-CoA C-acetyltransferase, which gives rise to MAEAYIVEAVRTAGGKRGGKLAGWHPADMGGAVLDAIVERSGIDPASVEDVIMGCVSQGGEQGFQVGRGAVLASKLPESVPAVSIDRQCGSSQQAIQFAAQAVMSGTQDVVIAAGVESMTRVPMGSTGMLFHKAGLGHAKSKRQEERYPGVQFSQFMGAQMIADKYGFTRDQLDRYALESHRRAAAATERGDFAQEIVGLEIETPEGEDRHLTDEGIRFDATFEGIHSVKLLQEGGVISAANASQICDGASAVLVVSERALKEHGLTPLARIHNLTVTGGDPVVMLEEPLFATDKALKRAGLTIQDIDLYEVNEAFAPVPLAWLQHTGGDHARLNVNGGAIALGHPLGASGTKLMATLVHALHKSGGRYGLQTMCEGGGLANVTIVERV
- a CDS encoding crotonase/enoyl-CoA hydratase family protein codes for the protein MNDRVSITVTDHIADVRLTRPDKMNAIDPAMFEGIGAAIDQLATRKDVRCVVLSGEGRAFCAGLDMASMAAGGSGLALDPRNDQGSILPQHVTWGWRNLPMPVIAAVHGVAMGGGFQIMSGADIRIAAPDARFAIRETYWGLVPDMAGFPIWRGLVRDDVLRELVYTAREFDAAEALQHGFVTRLADDPHAAAMELATLIAGRSPHAIRGAKRLCNLAHDADPRAMLVAETEEQLKVIGKPNMMEAVAANMGKRPAVFVD